A stretch of the Argentina anserina chromosome 6, drPotAnse1.1, whole genome shotgun sequence genome encodes the following:
- the LOC126799628 gene encoding embryo-specific protein ATS3B-like, translating into MEAAVTFLLFIFFSTIQARSITPQPQAVESFKVNNTQNAGSCSYTVSIKTSCSSPRYTRDQISIAFGDAYGYQVYAPRIDNPQSRAFESCSTDTFQITGPCTYQVCYVYLYRSGYDGWLVDSVTIYGHYTKAATFSYNAYIPSDIWFGFNFCHGVSASSTSSM; encoded by the exons ATGGAGGCCGCTGTGACTTTCttgctcttcatcttcttcagcaCGATACAAGCAAGATCAATCACTCCACAGCCCCAAGCTGTCGAATCCTTCAAGGTCAACAATACCCAG aatGCAGGAAGCTGTTCTTACACGGTATCCATCAAGACCAGCTGCTCTTCACCCCGATATACTCGAGATCAGATCAGTATTGCATTTGGTGATGCTTATGGCTATCAG GTGTATGCACCTAGAATAGACAATCCACAATCGAGGGCATTCGAGAGTTGTTCAACTGACACATTTCAGATTACCGGTCCATGCACATACCAGGTTTGTTATGTGTATCTCTATAGGAGTGGATATGACGGGTGGTTAGTAGACTCAGTGACGATCTATGGTCATTATACAAAAGCAGCTACATTCTCTTACAATGCTTATATTCCCAGTGATATTTGGTTTGGATTTAATTTCTGTCATGGTGTTTCGGCATCATCCACTTCAAGTATGTAG
- the LOC126798684 gene encoding uncharacterized protein LOC126798684, with product MSRLQMSSALKRKRLDLQSESLTEPESKLLDAIRSKTDMGMPVQDLRRETGLQTNLFTKAIKTLQTKQLIKEVKNFENKTRKHYMATEFEPSKEITGGAWYDNGQFDNEFIKVVKRELVKIIDVQKIATLEQISHAISVKKFLTVNLTAQELKQILEALVLDNDVLKVVSTGMGEFIGIKTGKDCYKRCKRGARGEPNLAAMASIPCGVCPRINQCTPDGIISPTTCEYYKKWLDF from the coding sequence ATGAGCAGATTACAAATGTCTTCAGCCCTTAAACGGAAGCGCTTAGACTTGCAGTCTGAGTCTTTGACGGAGCCTGAGAGCAAACTACTTGATGCCATCCGCAGCAAGACAGATATGGGAATGCCTGTACAAGACTTGAGGCGAGAAACAGGACTCCAGACCAATTTATTTACCAAGGCCATCAAGACACTTCAAACCAAACAACTGATAAAAGAGGTCAAAAACTTTGAAAACAAAACGAGGAAGCATTACATGGCTACAGAGTTTGAGCCCTCGAAGGAGATAACTGGTGGTGCTTGGTATGATAATGGACAGTTTGATAACGAGTTTATAAAGGTTGTAAAAAGAGAGCTGGTGAAGATCATTGATGTCCAGAAGATAGCTACCTTGGAGCAAATTTCACACGCAATTAGTGTGAAAAAGTTTTTAACTGTTAACTTAACCGCACAGGAACTGAAGCAGATTCTTGAGGCATTGGTTTTGGATAATGATGTCCTGAAGGTGGTGAGCACTGGGATGGGGGAGTTTATTGGTATTAAAACTGGGAAAGATTGCTACAAGCGCTGCAAGAGAGGTGCTAGAGGGGAACCTAACCTAGCAGCCATGGCTTCCATTCCATGCGGAGTCTGTCCACGCATTAATCAATGTACCCCAGATGGCATTATTTCCCCTACAACCTGTGAGTACTACAAAAAATGGCTGGACTTCTGA
- the LOC126799395 gene encoding uncharacterized protein LOC126799395, with translation MILAVLFANSEGNILVERFNGVPAEERLHWRSFLVKLGAENLKGVKNEELLVACHKSVYIVYTVLGDVSIYVVGKDEYDELALSEVIFVITSAVKDVIGKPPTERLFLDKYGKICLCLDEIVWKGYLENTEKERIKRMIRLRPPTEF, from the exons ATGATACTCGCAGTTCTATTCGCCAACTCTGAAGGGAACATCCTTGTTGAACG ATTCAATGGAGTTCCAGCTGAGGAAAGGCTGCATTGGCGATCTTTCTTAGTCAAACTAGGAGCTGAAAATCTTAAAGGTGTGAAGAATGAAGAACTCCTTGTTGCTTGCCACAA GTCAGTTTACATTGTTTACACTGTGCTTGGGGATGTCAGCATCTATGTTGTGGGCAAGGACGAATATGATGAACTAGCCT TGTCAGAGGTGATCTTCGTCATAACCTCCGCTGTAAAGGACGTAATCGGGAAACCTCCCACTGAGCGCCTTTTCCTGGACAAGTATGGAAAAATATGCTTGTGTCTGGATGAAATTGTTTGGAAG GGATACCTGGAGAACACAGAAAAGGAGAGAATCAAGAGAATGATAAGGCTAAGGCCTCCAACTGAATTTTGA
- the LOC126799517 gene encoding ethylene-responsive transcription factor WIN1 — protein MVKPKKFRGVRQRHWGSWVSEIRHPLLKRRVWLGTFESAEEAARAYDEAAILMSGRNAKTNFPVTTNETAAANTDPINNKSNSVNSATSSSLSAILSAKLRKCCKSPSPSLTCLRLDTENSHIGVWQKRAGPRSDSNWLMMVELGQKSGSKPEKEESTSALEVTDDHEMEKLDKGDDRLHEEERIALQMIEELLNRN, from the exons ATggtaaaaccaaagaagttcAGAGGGGTCAGGCAACGCCACTGGGGTTCCTGGGTTTCTGAGATTCGTCATCCATTACt GAAAAGGAGGGTGTGGCTTGGGACATTTGAGAGTGCAGAAGAGGCAGCACGAGCCTACGACGAGGCTGCGATTCTGATGAGCGGTCGAAATGCCAAAACAAACTTTCCGGTCACTACAAATGAAACAGCAGCTGCTAATACCGATCCTATCAACAACAAGAGCAACTCCGTCAATAGTGCTACTTCTAGTTCACTTTCTGCAATCCTAAGCGCCAAGCTTCGCAAGTGCTGCAAGTCTCCCTCTCCTTCCCTCACTTGCCTTAGGCTCGACACTGAGAATTCCCACATCGGCGTTTGGCAAAAGCGAGCTGGGCCACGTTCAGATTCAAACTGGTTGATGATGGTGGAGCTGGGACAGAAGAGTGGTTCAAAACCGGAGAAGGAGGAGAGTACTAGCGCCCTTGAAGTGACTGATGACCATGAAATGGAAAAATTAGACAAAGGGGATGATAGATTGCACGAGGAGGAAAGGATTGCATTACAGATGATAGAGGAACTTCTCAATAGAAATTAA
- the LOC126797095 gene encoding uncharacterized protein LOC126797095: MKMFSRQSLSRKLILMLRKSRAFFTRKLYKSEGGGGWFVELPDDVIQQILQQLPLSDYLNCRNVCPCWRAAIDSKRWLPAAHHEFPWLVTSSMLGRDMLASYIETDDDENLRIVSNRKICNLKGMYYCAGSIEGWLIITQRRTYDEYRFFFCNPVSGARVKLPLICDTFLFPMVKMVASSVPKTTKCYVTCLHLKDIGCLAFCTPSDRSWTLIEPGEALTFRDIEILDGKLYAVGRRELEFVMVFDIHLHTHAYSSKILVTLQPDVSNIVTASYLAKCCESKDLFMIYHNEGSKKLFQVLKLEYNNVTTSPQWVEIADLGDRALFIDTHNSKSITCYDKALERNCIYFVLSQVNLDRDEFTAGVFSLTDKSFKPITFPGHLPRYKFMNQSTWFTPNPC, translated from the coding sequence ATGAAGATGTTCAGTAGACAAAGCCTTTCAAGGAAGTTGATATTGATGCTCCGCAAGTCCCGAGCTTTCTTTACAAGAAAACTATATAAgtcagaaggaggaggaggttggTTCGTGGAACTCCCAGATGACGTCATTCAACAGATTCTGCAGCAACTGCCGTTGTCAGATTATCTGAATTGCCGTAATGTATGCCCTTGTTGGCGAGCCGCAATTGACAGCAAGCGATGGCTTCCTGCTGCTCATCATGAATTCCCATGGCTTGTGACCAGTTCTATGCTCGGAAGAGACATGCTGGCATCCTACATCGAaacagatgatgatgaaaactTGCGTATTGTAAGCAATCGGAAAATTTGCAATCTAAAAGGAATGTATTATTGTGCTGGATCAATTGAGGGATGGCTGATCATAACGCAGAGAAGAACATATGATGAATATCGTTTCTTTTTCTGTAATCCAGTATCAGGTGCTCGAGTGAAGCTCCCATTAATCTGCGACACGTTCTTATTCCCCATGGTAAAAATGGTAGCCTCTTCAGTACCAAAGACAACAAAGTGTTATGTGACTTGCCTTCACTTAAAAGACATAGGTTGTTTGGCCTTCTGTACGCCGAGTGATAGATCGTGGACCTTGATTGAGCCCGGGGAAGCTTTAACATTCCGGGATATAGAAATACTTGATGGGAAATTATATGCGGTAGGGAGAAGAGAATTAGAGTTTGTGATGGTCTTTGACATCCATTTACACACCCATGCTTACTCATCAAAAATATTGGTTACTCTTCAGCCCGATGTTAGCAACATAGTTACAGCCTCTTACTTGGCAAAATGTTGTGAATCAAAGGACCTATTTATGATTTATCATAACGAAGGATCCAAAAAATTATTCCAAGTGCTGAAGCTGGAGTATAATAATGTTACTACTAGTCCTCAGTGGGTAGAGATTGCTGATCTTGGTGATCGGGCATTGTTTATCGACACCCACAACAGCAAATCTATCACTTGTTATGATAAAGCACTCGAAAGGAACTGTATCTACTTTGTTTTGTCGCAAGTAAATCTTGATAGAGATGAATTTACAGCCGGGGTGTTTTCATTGACAGATAAGAGCTTCAAACCTATAACTTTTCCCGGGCATCTTCCCCGTTATAAGTTTATGAATCAGAGTACTTGGTTCACACCAAATCCTTGTTAG